The Ralstonia sp. RRA DNA segment GGTCCGCATGACATCGCGTACCTGTTCGACCGCTTCACGGCGGCGATGGACGCGGCCAAGCAGTAAAGCAAACGAGAGCGCATCCTCATGAACGCCTTTATGCTCGCCCACTTCGGCGTCACCGAGTTCTGGACCTTCCTGCTCGGCACGATCTTCATCGTGCTGCTGCCGGGGCCGAATTCGATGTACGTGCTGTCGGTGGCGGCCCGTCGCGGTGTACGCGCGGGCTACCAGGGCGCATGCGGCGTGTTTCTGGGCGATGCCATCCTGATGGTGCTGTCGGCGGCGGGCGTGGCTTCGCTGTTGAAGGCGAGTCCGGCGCTGTTCTACGTCGTGAAGTACATCGGTGCCGCCTACCTGGCGTGGATCGGCCTGCAGATGTTGCGCGGTGCATTGAACAACTGGCGTGCGCGCAAGGCCGGCGAGTCGGTTGAGCAGACCACGGCGCCGGCAGACGAAGCCAATCCGTTCAAGAAGGCACTGGTCATCAGCCTGCTGAACCCGAAGGCGATCCTGTTTTTCATCTCGTTCTTCATCCAGTTCGTCGATCCGCACTACGCATTGCCGGTGGTGTCGTTCGTTGTGCTGGGGCTGGTCTGCCAAGTCTGCAGCTTCCTGTACCTGACCACCATCATCTTCGTGGGCGCGCGGCTGGCCGCGGCGTTCCGCGCGCGACGACGTCTGTCTGCCGGTATGAGCAGCGGCGTCGGCGCCATGTTTATCGGCTTTTCCGCCAAGCTGGCGACGGCCACACTGAATTAATCGAATCGAGCGGGTTATGCCAAAACGTACAGACATTAAAACCATCCTGATCATCGGCGCGGGTCCGATCATCATCGGCCAGGCGTGCGAGTTCGATTACTCCGGCGCGCAGGCTTGCAAGGCGCTGCGTGAAGAAGGCTTCAAGGTGGTCCTGGTCAACAGCAACCCGGCCACGATCATGACCGACCCCAGCACGGCCGATGTGACCTACATCGAGCCGATCACCTGGGAAGTGGTCGAGCGCATCATTGCCAAGGAGCGCCCGGACGCGATCCTGCCGACCATGGGCGGCCAGACCGCGCTGAACTGCGCGCTCGATCTGCACCGCCACGGCGTGCTCGAGAAGTACAACGTCGAGCTGATCGGCGCGTCGCCCGAGGCCATCGACAAGGCGGAAGACCGCCAGAAGTTCAAGAACGCAATGACGAAGATCGGCCTGGGTTCGGCCAAGTCGGGCATTGCGCATTCGATGGACGAAGCGGTCGCTGTGCAGTCGCAAATCGCCAAGGAAACCGGCACGAGCGGCTACCCGATCGTGATCCGTCCGTCGTTCACGCTGGGCGGCACGGGCGGCGGCATCGCCTACAACCGCGAAGAATTCGAAGAGATCTGCAAGCGCGGTCTCGACCTCTCGCCGACCAACGAGCTGCTGATCGAAGAATCGCTGCTCGGCTGGAAGGAATACGAGATGGAAGTCGTGCGCGACAAGGCCGACAACTGCATCATCGTCTGCTCGATCGAAAACCTGGACCCGATGGGCATCCACACCGGTGACTCCATCACCGTGGCCCCGGCACAGACGCTGACCGACAAGGAATACCAGATCCTGCGTAACGCCTCGCTGGCCGTGCTGCGCGAGATCGGCGTCGACACGGGTGGTTCGAACGTGCAGTTCTCGATCAACCCGAAGGACGGTCGCATGATCGTCATCGAGATGAACCCGCGCGTGTCGCGTTCGTCGGCACTGGCCTCGAAGGCCACGGGTTTCCCGATCGCCAAGGTCGCGGCCAAGCTGGCCGTGGGCTACACGCTGGACGAGCTGAAGAACGAGATCACCGGTGGCGCGACCCCGGCGTCGTTCGAGCCGTCGATTGACTACGTGGTCACCAAGGTGCCGCGTTTCGCGTTCGAAAAATTCCCGCAGGCCGACAGCCATCTGACTACGCAGATGAAGTCGGTGGGCGAGGTGATGGCCATGGGCCGTACCTTCCAGGAATCGTTCCAGAAGGCACTGCGCGGCCTGGAAGTCGGCGTGGATGGCCTGGACGAAAAGTCCACCGACCGCGACGAGATCATCGAAGAGATCGGCGAAGCCGGTCCGGACCGCATTTGGTATCTGGGCGATGCATTCCGCCTGGGCCTGTCGATCGACGAGGTCTACTCCGAGACCGCCGTTGACCCGTGGTTCCTCGCGCAGATCGAGGACATCGTCAAGACCGAGGCGCTGGTGAAGGCCCGCACGCTGGACAGCCTGTCGGCTGCCGAGCTGCGTCTGCTCAAGCAGAAGGGTTTCTCCGACCGCCGCCTCGCCAAGCTGATGAAGACGACCGCCCAGGCCGTGCGCGAGAAGCGTATCGCCGAGAAGGTCCGCCCGGTCTACAAGCGTGTGGACACCTGCGCGGCCGAGTTCGCCACCAACACCGCGTACCTGTACTCGACCTACGAGGCAGAACACGGCGAGTGCGAAGCCGAGCCGACCAACAACAAGAAGATCATGGTGCTGGGCGGTGGCCCGAACCGGATCGGCCAGGGTATCGAGTTCGACTACTGCTGCGTGCACGCCGCGCTGGCACTGCGCGAAGACGGGTACGAGACCATCATGGTCAACTGCAACCCGGAAACCGTCTCGACCGACTACGACACGTCTGACCGTCTCTACTTCGAGCCGGTGACGCTGGAAGACGTGCTCGAAATCGTCGACAAGGAAAAGCCGGTTGGCGTGATCGTGCAATACGGCGGTCAGACCCCGCTGAAGCTCGCGCTGGACCTGGAAGCCAACGGCGTGCCCATCATCGGTACGTCGCCGGACATGATCGACGCGGCAGAAGACCGTGAGCGCTTCCAGAAACTGCTGCACGAGCTGGGCCTGCGTCAGCCGCCCAACCGCACCGCGCGTGCCGAAGACGAAGCCCTGAAACTGGCCGAAGAAATCGGCTACCCGCTGGTGGTGCGTCCGTCGTACGTGCTGGGTGGCCGCGCGATGGAAATCGTGCATGAGCCGCGCGACCTCGAGCGTTACATGCGCGAAGCCGTGAAGGTCTCGAACGACAGCCCCGTGCTGCTCGATCGCTTCCTGAACGACGCCATCGAATGCGACGTGGATTGCCTCTCCGACGGCAAGCGCGTGTTCATCGGCGGCGTGATGGAGCACATCGAGCAGGCTGGCGTGCACTCGGGCGACTCGGCTTGCTCGCTGCCGCCGTACTCGCTGTCGCAAGCCACCGTTGACGAACTCAAGCGCCAGACCGCCGCGATGGCCAAGGCGCTGAATGTGGTCGGCCTGATGAACGTGCAGTTCGCCATTCAGCAACGCGATGGCCAAGACATCGTCTACGTGCTGGAAGTGAACCCGCGTGCGTCGCGTACGGTGCCGTACGTGTCGAAGGCGACCGGCATTTCGC contains these protein-coding regions:
- the leuE gene encoding leucine efflux protein LeuE gives rise to the protein MNAFMLAHFGVTEFWTFLLGTIFIVLLPGPNSMYVLSVAARRGVRAGYQGACGVFLGDAILMVLSAAGVASLLKASPALFYVVKYIGAAYLAWIGLQMLRGALNNWRARKAGESVEQTTAPADEANPFKKALVISLLNPKAILFFISFFIQFVDPHYALPVVSFVVLGLVCQVCSFLYLTTIIFVGARLAAAFRARRRLSAGMSSGVGAMFIGFSAKLATATLN
- the carB gene encoding carbamoyl-phosphate synthase large subunit codes for the protein MPKRTDIKTILIIGAGPIIIGQACEFDYSGAQACKALREEGFKVVLVNSNPATIMTDPSTADVTYIEPITWEVVERIIAKERPDAILPTMGGQTALNCALDLHRHGVLEKYNVELIGASPEAIDKAEDRQKFKNAMTKIGLGSAKSGIAHSMDEAVAVQSQIAKETGTSGYPIVIRPSFTLGGTGGGIAYNREEFEEICKRGLDLSPTNELLIEESLLGWKEYEMEVVRDKADNCIIVCSIENLDPMGIHTGDSITVAPAQTLTDKEYQILRNASLAVLREIGVDTGGSNVQFSINPKDGRMIVIEMNPRVSRSSALASKATGFPIAKVAAKLAVGYTLDELKNEITGGATPASFEPSIDYVVTKVPRFAFEKFPQADSHLTTQMKSVGEVMAMGRTFQESFQKALRGLEVGVDGLDEKSTDRDEIIEEIGEAGPDRIWYLGDAFRLGLSIDEVYSETAVDPWFLAQIEDIVKTEALVKARTLDSLSAAELRLLKQKGFSDRRLAKLMKTTAQAVREKRIAEKVRPVYKRVDTCAAEFATNTAYLYSTYEAEHGECEAEPTNNKKIMVLGGGPNRIGQGIEFDYCCVHAALALREDGYETIMVNCNPETVSTDYDTSDRLYFEPVTLEDVLEIVDKEKPVGVIVQYGGQTPLKLALDLEANGVPIIGTSPDMIDAAEDRERFQKLLHELGLRQPPNRTARAEDEALKLAEEIGYPLVVRPSYVLGGRAMEIVHEPRDLERYMREAVKVSNDSPVLLDRFLNDAIECDVDCLSDGKRVFIGGVMEHIEQAGVHSGDSACSLPPYSLSQATVDELKRQTAAMAKALNVVGLMNVQFAIQQRDGQDIVYVLEVNPRASRTVPYVSKATGISLAKVAARCMAGQSLDSQGVETEVVPAYYSVKEAVFPFNKFPGVDPVLGPEMRSTGEVMGVGKTFGEALFKSQLAAGSRLPEKGTVLMTVKDSDKPAAVEVARALHTLGYPIVATRGTASAIEAAGIPVRVINKVKEGRPHIVDMIKNSEIALVFTTVDETRTAIADSRSIRQAALAQRVTYYTTIAGARAAVEGLKHMQHLDVYDLQGLHATL